The following coding sequences are from one Mytilus trossulus isolate FHL-02 chromosome 8, PNRI_Mtr1.1.1.hap1, whole genome shotgun sequence window:
- the LOC134728083 gene encoding DNA repair protein XRCC1-like isoform X1: MPEIKVKHIVSCSCADKNNPAENLLKAEGSHKWKTTGQPKNAVVVLQLEKSSQINSIDVGNEGSAFVEILVGKETATTDHDYKVILVASSFMTPLESRNGTNRNSVRMFGPEKLSNAVASEKWDRVKIVCTQPFNKTSEYGISFIKIHSTPDVKEEGTKKLGAFTVKPETGDDITTGSLFAKKKIEPVEKPAPTGAAAVRAASRLADESISSPKIEKQVKITPTSQNKRKHTDDSDDEPSGSGTPVPSLKKQSTSISSTASSAKSESVPPLKKTKSEPPKESAVKAFGRLMEGVVFAMSGFQNPYRAELRQKAVDMGAVYKPDWGKGCTHLICAFSNTPKYNQVRGKGKIVKKDWILQSYKQKKLLPWRNYRLGDADSPDESSTDEDDYVPKKSPPKKKPSETKPPKKTSPKPSKEAMDMSDSGDDTEDEVRRVKAEIDNPKEPVKKDDDDPYNASTDEEAPSSSKKESPIKNGAPSSSKKESPSKNGAVDDGNDSGFPELPDFFRKKHFLLYGDYNERTRRSMVRYITAYDGELEDYMSEKVNFVVTNSEWDQNFDDALTDNPSLIFVKPIWVAKCHDRSKFVPYQPYVVIPVDDDD; encoded by the exons atgccAGAAATAAAAGTGAAGCATATTGTATCCTGTAGTTGCGCTGACAAG aataaTCCAgctgaaaatttgttaaaagcAGAAGGTTCACACAAGTGGAAAACAACTGGCCAGCCTAAAAATGCTGTTGTTGTACTCcag TTAGAGAAATCAAGCCAGATTAATTCTATTGATGTGGGGAATGAAGGTTCTGCATTTGTGGAAATTTTAGTTGGAAAAGAAACAGCTACAACTGATCATGATTATAAA GTAATATTAGTAGCCTCATCTTTTATGACACCACTGGAAAGCAGAAATGGAACCAATAGAAACAGTGTTAGAATGTTTGGACCAGAAAAGTTGTCAAATGCTGTTGCCAGTGAAAAGTGGGATAGAGTTAAAATAGTCTGTACTCAACCATTCAACAAG acATCAGAGTATGGTATATCATTTATAAAGATTCATTCCACTCCAGATGTCAAAGAAGAA GGAACTAAGAAGTTAGGAGCATTTACTGTTAAACCAGAAACAGGAGATGATATAACAACTGGATCACTGTTTGCCAAAAAGAAAATAGAACCAGTTGAGAAACCAGCCCCAACAG GGGCAGCTGCCGTAAGAGCAGCTTCACGTTTGGCTGATGAATCAATATCTTCaccaaaaatagaaaaacaggTCAAAATCACACCAACA TCGCAGAATAAAAGGAAACATACAGACGATTCAGATGATGAGCCTTCTGGCTCTGGTACCCCAGTCCCATCCCTGAAGAAACAGTCAACCAGTATCAGTTCCACAGCCTCTTCTGCTAAAAGTGAATCAGTACCTCCattaaagaaaactaaat CTGAACCTCCAAAGGAATCTGCAGTGAAAGCCTTTGGTAGATTAATGGAAGGTGTGGTGTTTGCAATGAGTGGGTTCCAGAATCCTTACAGAGCTGAGCTCAGACAAAAAGCTGTAGACATGGGAGCTGTATATAAACCAGACTGGGGGAAAGGATGTACTCATCTCAT ATGTGCTTTCTCAAACACACCAAAGTATAACCAGGTCAGAGGGAAAGGGAAAATAGTCAAAAAAGATTGGATATTACAAAGTTATAAACAGAAGAAACTGTTACCATGGAGAAA TTACCGTCTTGGCGATGCTGACTCCCCAGATGAATCGAGTACTGATGAGGATGATTATGTTCCCAAAAAGTCTCCTCCAAAGAAAAAACCATCTGAAACTAAACCACCAAAGAAAACATCACCTAAACCAAGTAAAG aagcAATGGACATGTCAGATTCCGGAGATGACACAGAAGATGAAGTTAGGag GGTAAAGGCAGAGATAGATAATCCAAAGGAACCAGTGAAAAAAGATGATGATGATCCTTATAATGCCTCTACAGATGAAGAGGCCCCATCATCTTCTAAAAAGGAATCACCAATAAAGAATGGCGCTCCATCATCATCCAAGAAGGAATCACCCAGTAAGAACGGAGCAGTAGACGATGGAAATGATTCAGGCTTTCCTGAACTACCAGACTTCTTTAGGAAGAAACATTTCCTTCTGTATGGAGATTATAATGAAAGGACAAGACGTAGTATGGTACGATATATCACAGCTTATGATGG GGAGTTAGAAGACTATATGTCTGAGAAAGTTAACTTTGTGGTCACTAACTCAGAGTGGGACCAGAACTTTGATGAT GCTTTAACAGACAATCCAAGTCTGATATTTGTTAAACCAATATGGGTAGCTAAGTGTCATGACAGATCAAAGTTTGTACCGTACCAACCCTATGTTGTAATTCCAGTGGATGATGATGATTAG
- the LOC134728083 gene encoding DNA repair protein XRCC1-like isoform X2 — protein sequence MPEIKVKHIVSCSCADKNNPAENLLKAEGSHKWKTTGQPKNAVVVLQVILVASSFMTPLESRNGTNRNSVRMFGPEKLSNAVASEKWDRVKIVCTQPFNKTSEYGISFIKIHSTPDVKEEGTKKLGAFTVKPETGDDITTGSLFAKKKIEPVEKPAPTGAAAVRAASRLADESISSPKIEKQVKITPTSQNKRKHTDDSDDEPSGSGTPVPSLKKQSTSISSTASSAKSESVPPLKKTKSEPPKESAVKAFGRLMEGVVFAMSGFQNPYRAELRQKAVDMGAVYKPDWGKGCTHLICAFSNTPKYNQVRGKGKIVKKDWILQSYKQKKLLPWRNYRLGDADSPDESSTDEDDYVPKKSPPKKKPSETKPPKKTSPKPSKEAMDMSDSGDDTEDEVRRVKAEIDNPKEPVKKDDDDPYNASTDEEAPSSSKKESPIKNGAPSSSKKESPSKNGAVDDGNDSGFPELPDFFRKKHFLLYGDYNERTRRSMVRYITAYDGELEDYMSEKVNFVVTNSEWDQNFDDALTDNPSLIFVKPIWVAKCHDRSKFVPYQPYVVIPVDDDD from the exons atgccAGAAATAAAAGTGAAGCATATTGTATCCTGTAGTTGCGCTGACAAG aataaTCCAgctgaaaatttgttaaaagcAGAAGGTTCACACAAGTGGAAAACAACTGGCCAGCCTAAAAATGCTGTTGTTGTACTCcag GTAATATTAGTAGCCTCATCTTTTATGACACCACTGGAAAGCAGAAATGGAACCAATAGAAACAGTGTTAGAATGTTTGGACCAGAAAAGTTGTCAAATGCTGTTGCCAGTGAAAAGTGGGATAGAGTTAAAATAGTCTGTACTCAACCATTCAACAAG acATCAGAGTATGGTATATCATTTATAAAGATTCATTCCACTCCAGATGTCAAAGAAGAA GGAACTAAGAAGTTAGGAGCATTTACTGTTAAACCAGAAACAGGAGATGATATAACAACTGGATCACTGTTTGCCAAAAAGAAAATAGAACCAGTTGAGAAACCAGCCCCAACAG GGGCAGCTGCCGTAAGAGCAGCTTCACGTTTGGCTGATGAATCAATATCTTCaccaaaaatagaaaaacaggTCAAAATCACACCAACA TCGCAGAATAAAAGGAAACATACAGACGATTCAGATGATGAGCCTTCTGGCTCTGGTACCCCAGTCCCATCCCTGAAGAAACAGTCAACCAGTATCAGTTCCACAGCCTCTTCTGCTAAAAGTGAATCAGTACCTCCattaaagaaaactaaat CTGAACCTCCAAAGGAATCTGCAGTGAAAGCCTTTGGTAGATTAATGGAAGGTGTGGTGTTTGCAATGAGTGGGTTCCAGAATCCTTACAGAGCTGAGCTCAGACAAAAAGCTGTAGACATGGGAGCTGTATATAAACCAGACTGGGGGAAAGGATGTACTCATCTCAT ATGTGCTTTCTCAAACACACCAAAGTATAACCAGGTCAGAGGGAAAGGGAAAATAGTCAAAAAAGATTGGATATTACAAAGTTATAAACAGAAGAAACTGTTACCATGGAGAAA TTACCGTCTTGGCGATGCTGACTCCCCAGATGAATCGAGTACTGATGAGGATGATTATGTTCCCAAAAAGTCTCCTCCAAAGAAAAAACCATCTGAAACTAAACCACCAAAGAAAACATCACCTAAACCAAGTAAAG aagcAATGGACATGTCAGATTCCGGAGATGACACAGAAGATGAAGTTAGGag GGTAAAGGCAGAGATAGATAATCCAAAGGAACCAGTGAAAAAAGATGATGATGATCCTTATAATGCCTCTACAGATGAAGAGGCCCCATCATCTTCTAAAAAGGAATCACCAATAAAGAATGGCGCTCCATCATCATCCAAGAAGGAATCACCCAGTAAGAACGGAGCAGTAGACGATGGAAATGATTCAGGCTTTCCTGAACTACCAGACTTCTTTAGGAAGAAACATTTCCTTCTGTATGGAGATTATAATGAAAGGACAAGACGTAGTATGGTACGATATATCACAGCTTATGATGG GGAGTTAGAAGACTATATGTCTGAGAAAGTTAACTTTGTGGTCACTAACTCAGAGTGGGACCAGAACTTTGATGAT GCTTTAACAGACAATCCAAGTCTGATATTTGTTAAACCAATATGGGTAGCTAAGTGTCATGACAGATCAAAGTTTGTACCGTACCAACCCTATGTTGTAATTCCAGTGGATGATGATGATTAG